A window from Toxoplasma gondii ME49 chromosome IX, whole genome shotgun sequence encodes these proteins:
- a CDS encoding hypothetical protein (encoded by transcript TGME49_306300) — protein sequence METQKDPVDSFAQTFREKARHSKPEKAGDRHAFETQQKSNSDRATGERQPTNQGRSLTAAAHLTEAPRLMPSSPSVSPSPVSPSSSCVSASAAAVGSRPTSGDASCAETSRCGAWRAACGAPSSNSGVRDKEECCAMRRRVGRKQSGERAEELEDAEFRFSAGLVHIVPPPKELPEPAAPGGADAAESAGDGRQAGDTQGEERKAGEGDERRQGRRLRESGRSDAAIRYETDRLEDGEEGSSEKEETSFREPGQNGEERSKGRSTRQRGNDVKSEEERRTHVSQKCRRGSRPTSSCSVLREASPSQASPPAPPVPWLNCKPSVFESFGSPASSTSSSVHSLGRTHSPALCASKPLASSGLPCTTEEKMRRVGSGTADDAEDGAALVRVRADDGETGDEEAEGKKREKQSGELQRDASTEKEETLREKPSVPGEARGTQGTSTAEKRAGQAPTEMIEDSYRLAKPERRGVAISRPASPSRPEPSGASSPSHCSSSSPVSPSHSAFTSQSKWEASSIVFLSNAVSSSSSPSCQSHASSSFVSPSASQTPATLVPIPPGIGVYFDPFVRGPSFPHCPSCAKPTALTSPASEAKLMSTDGGLSSFCCCGLPRHPPPTLCHPSSMSKVSPSAALSPWSMPASPSPTSITCSSSGFHAPPPPTSSRAPAASVGPCLPSLSRRSRPRSAPAFAAAAAPFPLLVTQLCARSLLAVIASDDGRLARWKQIFNNLQFGVRAFLNAPEVIYCRGLTRGAQSRLLGLAVNMLPVWVYLAVQPENAIDAAHEKSMQSDWRNGETGRPGEAGENAQTSRQRGNEERETTRRMESCSGCRTGADARHGFLDETRGREEGEKANSRGTVKEAVAKNAEECSASRTGDWRRREARRETEDKRHPTCLEAHVAPMAGDGERPSDEAEARETRKRSRENEVESARSPREVRKCRTARRGGFDAESEEESAGSLRSSPGSNAGSPRGVWHESAKEDSQGSRHSSGLPPHSLMASWKTPSEEQRGAEASGGRKESDQDHETAVENDGTSTACPRETDGGDSSLELARGGGSHGTRHAQVREFGAGPPSNFACLEDVPDQAETRRVSSDANRRETPGNFEIEAAATVRTGEVEAALRVSERIVGTKSAVSACSSTSASPLASGCSSPPCAGSQSPGASSSTSSLAASASLPLFVCASLPAPDRVGQASVEAAGVEEEEHPAAAACPVSSAHTESARQGRGAISGDFGIRLKETKDQEATRDRAAGTPREAEEAGASRGRAERPNDCRRPMRQSTMKRPVKAKLRALSTAEGDACEVWGNKDPGEARKSACKRELKGPREVERETTEKAKESERGMFVELKSGHSGGAGDGEECRIVVGEPGVEDTRDRPKKKSRGGLPEMPGGKLEHDEATEILAKELWVEHGKIGEDRDGQGRGACMIRSNAEGEPCSTREEERRSPEVETEPSEGREASVKTPATEDAENCSLRDASGAEAPSLPSPSAQALSSFSPVSSSSLVASTALYRSLPDGNLARSPSQSSSQTRSECSASLGAAERSQETPELASVVASPLGLSTTIKLPLSFARGHPQDSENDRPDHSRTASRSEMPTEAARASSASTACSTASSTPPASVSVEKKESSQYTAIYSIEQGGANSSCGPERSEAVAHLASQSCASETHIAANGYGAASLLAVAEQSRTSAPQCSLGARRSRSETRRQEQADEAAGREAEPEGGSQKGAEADAQETVKCRRRRGRSEGEGGVNTGTETLKDGRRGEQGRMGYSERREEARGSSFELSESSRNEPHSGGRETRASLRSKRARENPGGGASHELQTRHARPGSHGLPADSSERDLEVTRRETEPQAQRRGACPRPRHETRVTTPPQVSGAMPASPFHAFAASPSRALPDCSSADGPAARLASDPEERLEHLLLFYRRWLGDRRSGNPAREALLQHAELLLPDAFLFGLFRLLAHLAALESRLETVAGGKALKAETSGERESCRGLESEGEGGARRRGRPPGDCGTDRSRRRRLTNNGGLNDAPNRKRQTPERPARPGRARTSSPFAPPSSWSLCSVAKVASEVAVGTEALCRLVLEGAELKALEQKNASSLHLRGTAANGSSTAGPSGTLQMAAGNSASATAFPPLPLLKTVTPTPTEASDRSRVASASGCPGSLAFAPGSASSRSSRTSTPIRSRQMCASKAGADSPGGSSKLWCSSSLGRPLSPHSSPCTASPTSSSRRLSQGFRSGNRTTRPTSLPRETRSSKRQCRSSEVPCDVVSSPLRRSPGAHTHASESLRQGSHAGARRGLLPCSSSPTRSSAAPHHSGSSPVFVEGTGQPASGSAEKKAALFAVEGACALFRCSTVSAFLRRSPTAGSQDEKKDPREVATRHARARDFIVNQRRGSSASAHRSTSSSAPCSSGADPAPAACASPACALVASSSAAKRGRLYHKLRELLVDFTCVVGRLAAVHMDHRRCCILRCRDLRAAARALDTLPSSALARRSWPRPGSARGQAESRGDCEAAMGGNRSEEEREGRKGEPRAGAEHEKVQENEILKDNKMVKGNAIFKADQRVKRQTSKLREGKEPSRPDSLSPVSCRSSESDLAVSEAQSSRHAGNDHRSCMHSEGCGAANQVDEGDHERRVETKVAKQQEDEGAANGLKAVRRMRHRRSPRLLSCTKEASGHPESRGEVLASLCDASSGRSTPDMHSTPGRAGNIGICCGRAASSEREGSPESRDSREGGKAKAASITGEKGRNCILGRESRRPGSDERRRSGKVQDGQAVKGERQTEISEVKTEIEDSWHDEESKAEANARREQRSRKTAGGEDKGGALVMKEPRRPRRKDNRSHCDGDGDPMIEQTSDTGSSFHPSSSSSGEDEEDSEDEALRQWEAHANACCNLAHASAACASSSSPALLVRIPWGGIAEAFDDSSPGFAFSSSSLLAGENHAGSLSLAEYLHLVAGCFCGCADSDFAPEDITASEDEEEDQGDQWEDEEKDDAAEEEEERGDASTEVENLDIKKR from the coding sequence ATGGAGACTCAGAAAGACCCTGTGGACTCTTTCGCGCAGACATTTCGAGAGAAGGCCCGGCACAGCAAACCGGAGAAGGCAGGTGACCGCCACGCGTTTGAAACGCAACAAAAGTCCAACTCAGATCGTGCAACTGGAGAAAGACAACCCACGAACCAAGGCCGTTCCCTGACGGCGGCTGCACACCTTACGGAAGCCCCTCGGCTTatgccttcctcgccttctgtctctccttctcctgtctctccttcttcttcttgtgtctctgcgtctgctgcggCAGTGGGGAGTCGCCCTACTAGCGGCGATGCTTCTTGCGCAGAAACGTCTCGTTGTGGAGCTTGGAGGGCAGCGTGTGGGGCGCCTTCGTCGAACTCAGGAGTGAGGGACAAGGAGGAATGCTGCGCCATGAGGAGACGAGTCGGACGTAAACAGAGCGGGGAGCGTGCAGAAGAGCTCGAGGATGCTGAATTCCGGTTTTCAGCCGGGCTGGTCCACATCGTGCCTCCTCCAAAGGAATTGCCTGAGCCGGCTGCTCCAGGAGGCGCAGACGCAGCTGAGTCTGCAGGGGACGGGAGACAAGCTGGCGACACCCAGGGTGAAGAGCGCAAAGCAGGAGAGGGggacgagaggagacaagggagGAGGCTTCGCGAGAGCGGAAGGTCAGACGCAGCCATCCGATATGAGACAGACCGTCttgaagacggggaagaagggagcagcgagaaagaagagacatcATTTCGGGAGCCAGGGcaaaacggagaggagaggtcAAAGGGCCGTTCAACTagacaaagaggaaacgacgtgaagagtgaagaagagagacgaacgcaTGTGAGTCAGAAATGCAGAAGAGGATCTCGGCCTACCTCGTCTTGTTCTGTGTTGCGTGAGGCGTCACCGTCTCAAGCTTCTCCCCCTGCGCCGCCAGTTCCATGGCTAAACTGTAAACCGTCAGTTTTTGAGTCTTTCGGGTCTCCGGCATCCTCGacgtcttcgtctgttcATTCTTTGGGTCGTACACACTCGCCTGCCCTCTGTGCGAGTAAacctcttgcttcttccggTCTTCCCTGcacaacagaagagaagatgcgACGTGTGGGGTCGGGGACAGCGGACGACGCGGAGGATGGGGCAGCGCTCGTGAGAGTTCGCGctgacgacggagagacaggcgacgaggaagcagagggaaagaagcgTGAGAAACAGTCGGGCGAACTGCAGCGAGACGCctccacagagaaggaagagactctGAGGGAGAAACCGAGTGTCccaggagaggcgagaggaacaCAGGGTACCagcacagcggagaaacgagCTGGTCAAGCGCCGACAGAGATGATCGAGGATTCATATAGGTTGGCGAAACCGGAGAGGCGCGGAGTTGCCATTTCAAGGCCTGCGTCTCCCTCGAGACCCGAGCCCTCAGGTGCATCCTCACCATCTCACTGTTCTTCCAGTTCCCCTGTCTCGCCATCGCACTCTGCGTTCACATCGCAATCCAAGTGGGAGGCTTCCTCGATCGTGTTTCTCTCAAATgcagtctcttcctcttcttcgccgtcgtgCCAGTCGCacgcctcttcgtcctttgtgtctccgtctgcctcgCAAACGCCGGCGACTCTCGTACCGATTCCCCCAGGGATTGGGGTGTACTTTGACCCTTTCGTCCGGGGACCGTCGTTCCCACACTGTCCCTCTTGCGCGAAGCCCACCGCGTTGACTTCACCTGCTTCAGAGGCGAAACTGATGTCGACCGATGGTGGActcagcagcttctgctgctgcggcCTTCCGAGGCATCCACCGCCCACTCTTTGTCATCCCTCGTCGATGTCCAAAGTGTCTCCCTCAGCGGCCCTGTCTCCGTGGTCCATGCccgcctctccgtcgcctaCGTCCATCACCTGCTCGTCTAGCGGCTTCCacgcgcctccgcctccaacTTCTTCTCGTGCACCTGCGGCGTCGGTGGGTCCCTGCCTaccgtctctgtcgcgccggtcgcgtcctcgctctgctcccgccttcgctgcagctgctgccccCTTCCCGTTGCTGGTCACTCAGCTGTGTGCGCGCAGCCTGCTCGCCGTCATCGCGAGTGACGACGGCCGCTTAGCGCGGTGGAAGCAAATTTTCAACAACCTGCAGTTCGGCGTTCGGGCGTTCTTGAATGCGCCGGAAGTGATCTATTGTCGGGGATTGACTCGGGGCGCTCAGTCCCGCCTCTTGGGCCTCGCCGTCAACATGCTCCCTGTGTGGGTGTACCTCGCAGTGCAGCCTGAGAACGCCATAGACGCTGCTCACGAAAaaagcatgcagagcgactggaggaacggagagaccgGAAGGCCAGGGGAAGCTGGCGAGAATGCACAGACTTCTCGACAGCgtggaaacgaggagagggagacgaccCGCCGGATGGAAAGCTGTTCAGGTTGCAGGACAGGTGCCGATGCGCGGCATGGCTTTCTTGATGAAACGcggggcagagaagagggagaaaaggcgaacaGTCGAGGAACCGTGAAAGAGGCAGTCGCAAAGAACGCCGAGGAGTGCAGTGCCTCGAGGACGGGAGATTGGAGAAGACGggaagcgaggcgagagacagaggataAGAGACACCCGACGTGTCTGGAGGCTCACGTCGCCCCCATGGCAGGGGACGGCGAGAGGCCGAGCgacgaggcggaggcgcgagaaacgcggaaacgGAGCCGAGAAAATGAGGTAGAAAGTGCTCGTTCTCCTCGAGAAGTACGAAAGTGTAGGACAGCTCGTCGGGGAGGATTTGAcgccgagagcgaggaggagagcgcCGGCAGTCTTCGGTCGAGTCCTGGAAGCAATGCAGGAAGTCCCAGGGGGGTCTGGCACGAATCGGCGAAGGAAGACTCGCAAGGATCGCGGCATTCGTCCGGTCTTCCGCCTCACTCTTTGATGGCCTCCTGGAAGACGCCTTCAGAAGAGCAACGCGGCGCTGAGGCGTCTGGgggcagaaaggagagcgacCAAGACCACGAGACGGCGGTGGAGAACGACGGCACATCCACGGCTTGTCCAAGAGAGACGGATGGCGGCGACAGTTCGCTCGAGCTGgcaagaggaggaggaagccaCGGAACGCGGCATGCACAAGTCCGCGAGTTTGGCGCCGGTCCCCCCTCCAACTTCGCCTGCCTGGAGGACGTTCCGGATCAAGCAGAAACGCGTCGTGTTTCCTCAGACGCCAACAGGCGCGAGACACCAGGGAACTTCGAGATCGAGGCCGCGGCCACAGTACGGACCGGTGAGGTGGAAGCGGCGTTGAGAGTCTCGGAACGTATTGTTGGTACCAAGTCAGCTGTTTCTGCATGTTCTTCCACTTCGGCGTCGCCTTTGGCCTCCGGGTGTTCTTCGCCACCGTGTGCCGGTTCTCAGTCACCCGGCGCTTCGTCATCGACGAGTTCCCTTGCagcttccgcttctctccccttgttcgtctgtgcttctctcccggCCCCCGACCGTGTAGGGCAAGCAAGTGTGGAGGCAGCAGGTgtagaggaagaggagcacCCTGCTGCCGCTGCTTGTCCGGTCTCGTCTGCACACACGGAGAGCGCCCGACAAGGAAGGGGAGCGATTTCTGGAGATTTTGGAATCCGCctgaaagagacgaaagatcAAGAGGCGACCCGCGACAGAGCCGCAGGAACGCCTAGGGAGGCTGAGGAGGCAGGTGCGTCGAGGGGACGCGCTGAAAGGCCCAACGACTGCAGGCGCCCGATGCGGCAAAGCACAATGAAGCGGCCAGTGAAGGCCAAGCTGCGCGCCCTCTCAACCGCGGAgggagacgcatgcgaggTGTGGGGAAACAAGGATcccggagaagcgaggaagtcAGCATGCAAGAGAGAGTTGAAGGGCCCTCGAGAGGTAGAACGAGAAACgacggagaaagcgaaggagagcgaaCGCGGCATGTTTGTGGAGTTGAAAAGCGGGCACTCCGGTGGAGCtggagacggggaagagtGCAGAATAGTGGTTGGCGAACCCGGGGTGGAAGACACAAGAGACCgaccgaagaagaaatcaCGAGGAGGACTGCCCGAGATGCCAGGCGGGAAGCTCGAACATGACGAAGCAACAGAGATATTGGCGAAAGAACTGTGGGTGGAACACGGAAAAATTGGAGAAGATCGTGACGGACAGGGTCGAGGCGCATGTATGATCAGAAGcaacgcagaaggcgaaccATGTTCTAcacgggaagaagaacgacgtAGCCCTGAAGTAGAGACGGAGCCGTCAGAGGGCCGTGAAGCTTCGGTTAAGACGCCCGCTACTGAAGACGCTGAGAATTGTTCTCTGCGAGACGCAAGTGGAGCGGAGGCCCCGAGCCTCCCGTCGCCCTCTGCACAGGCTCTATCGTCTTTCtcacctgtctcttcgtcctctcttgtGGCTTCGACGGCTTTATATCGGAGTCTGCCCGACGGCAATCTGGCGCGATCACCCTCGCAGTCCAGCAGCCAGACTCGCAGCGAATGTAGTGCGTCTTTGGGAGCCGCTGAAAGATCGCAAGAAACTCCAGAACTCGCAAGTGTCGTAGCGTCCCCCTTGGGCCTTTCTACGACTATCAAGctccctctgtctttcgCTCGTGGGCATCCCCAAGACAGCGAGAACGACAGGCCAGACCACTCGCGCACAGCTTCACGTTCCGAGATGCCCACGGAAGCGGCCAGGGCGTCTTCTGCatcaactgcatgcagcactGCCAGCAGCACACCGCCTGCGTCCGTAtctgtggagaaaaaggagagctCGCAGTATACGGCCATCTACTCCATCGAACAAGGTGGCGCAAACAGTTCCTGTGGACctgaaagaagcgaagcggtGGCGCATCTCGCTTCTCAGTCCTGCGCGTCTGAGACACACATCGCGGCCAACGGCTATGGagctgcttcgcttctcgcggtGGCAGAGCAGTCACGGACAAGCGCACCACAGTGTTCACTCGGGGCGCGACGAAGCCGAAGCGAGACAAGACGGCAAGAACAAGCAGATGAGGCAGCAGGACGTGAAGCTGAACCTGAAGGAGGGTCTCAGAAAGgtgcagaggcagacgcccAAGAAACAGTCAAGTGCAGgcggcggagaggaagaagtgaagggGAAGGCGGGGTGAACACaggaacggagacactgaaggacggaaggagaggagaacagggaCGGATGGGATATTCTGAACGAcgggaggaagcgagagggagtAGCTTCGAGTTGTCCGAGTCAAGCCGCAACGAACCACAttctggaggaagagaaacgagggcgAGCTTGAGAAGTAAGAGGGCAAGGGAAAATCCGGGAGGCGGGGCGTCGCACGAACTGCAGACGAGACATGCGAGACCAGGAAGCCACGGTTTGCCTGCTGATTCTTCTGAGCGAGACCTCGAGgtgacgagaagagagacagaaccgCAAGCACAACGCCGAGGCGCTTGTCCGAGGCCTCGGCATGAAACACGGGTCACCACACCCCCTCAGGTGTCAGGCGCGATGCCGGCGTCTCCCTTTCATGCCTTTGCTGCGAGTCCTTCTCGAGCGCTGCCTGACTGCTCGTCTGCGGATGGGCCTGCCGCCAGGCTCGCCTCAGATCCTGAAGAGCGGCTGGAGcacctgcttctcttctacCGCCGGTGGCTGGGGGACCGGCGCTCTGGGAACCCCGCCAGAgaggcgctgctgcagcacGCAGAACTCCTGCTGCCCGACGCGTTTCTGTTCGGTCTTTTCCGCCTTCTGGCTCATCTTGCTGCTCTCGAGTCGCGCCTCGAGACGGTCGCGGGTGGGAAAGCCTTaaaggcagagacgagcggggagagagaatCCTGTCGAGGACTGGAGAGCGagggcgaaggaggcgcgcggagacgagggagaccgCCAGGAGACTGCGGGACAGATAGGTCGCGGCGGAGACGCCTAACAAACAACGGGGGATTGAACGACGCACCAAACAGAAAGCGACAAACCCCCGAAAGGCCTGCGCGGCCGGGGCGGGCGCGTACCTCGTCGCCGTTCGCGCCACCCAGTTCCTGGTCGCTTTGCAGCGTCGCGAAAGTTGCGTCCGAGGTAGCGGTTGGGACTGAAGCCCTTTGTCGACTTGTCTTGGAAGGTGCGGAGCTGAAGGCGTTagagcagaaaaacgcgtctTCGTTGCACCTGCGGGGAACCGCGGCTAACGGCTCCAGCACCGCGGGGCCCAGTGGAACTCTGCAGATGGCTGCGGGGAACTCAGCGTCTGCCACGGCGTttccgcctctgccgctGCTGAAGACGGTGACGCCGACGCCCACGGAAGCTTCCGATCGCTCGAGGgtcgcttctgcgtctgggTGTCCTGGatccctcgccttcgctcccGGCTCCGCTTCGTCGCGATCCTCCCGCACTTCGACTCCGATCCGCAGTCGCCAAATGTGTGCCAGCAAAGCGGGCGCTGATTCGCCGGGCGGCTCGTCGAAACTCTGGTGCAGCTCCAGCCTGGGgcgccctctctctccacattCCTCGCCTTGTACCGCGTCCCCGACCTCTTCATCTCGCCGTCTGTCACAGGGGTTTAGGTCAGGCAATCGCACGACGCGCCCGACTTCTTTGCcacgagagacgcggagtTCGAAGCGTCAGTGCAGGTCTTCAGAAGTTCCATGTGACgttgtttcgtctcctcttcgcagGTCTCCAGGCGCCCACACGCATGCGTCAGAGTCTCTGAGGCAAGGAAGCCATGCTGGAGCCCGGCGgggtcttcttccctgttcgAGTTCTCCGACGAGGTCCTCTGCCGCGCCTCACCACTCTGGTTCTTCGCCTGTGTTCGTTGAGGGGACCGGTCAACCAGCCAGTGGATCCGCGGAGAAAAAGGCCGCGCTTTTCGCGGTTGAAGGCGCCTGCGCGTTGTTTCGCTGTAGCACCGTTTCGGCGTTTCTCCGACGCTCGCCAACAGCAGGGAGTCAAGATGAAAAGAAAGACCCGCGTGAAGTCGCGACGCGACACGCGCGTGCCAGGGACTTCATTGTGAACCAACGGCGCGGGAGTTCAGCCTCGGCCCACAGGTcaacttcttcctccgctccTTGTTCCTCCGGAGCCGATCCAGCgcctgctgcatgcgcctcgcCCGCCTGTGCGTTGGTGGCCTCGAGTTCGGCTGCCAAGCGAGGCCGCCTCTACCACAAGCTCCGCGAGCTCCTCGTCGACTTCACCTGCGTCGTTGGTCGCCTCGCAGCCGTTCACATGGACCATCGCCGGTGCTGCATTCTCCGATGCAGAGATCTGCGTGCAGCGGCACGCGCCTTGGACACCCTCCCGAGTTCCGCGCTCGCTCGGAGAAGCTGGCCAAGGCCCGGAAGCGCGCGGGGGCAGGCGGAGTCGAGAGGGGACTGCGAGGCAGCGATGGGCGGCAAcaggagcgaagaagaacgcgaaggaaggaaaggagaaccACGAGCCGGAGCTGAGCACGAGAAGGTACAGGAAAACGAGATCTTGAAAGACAACAAGATGGTCAAGGGAAACGCGATATTTAAGGCAGACCAGAGGGTGAAGAGGCAGACAAGCAAGCTTCGAGAAGGGAAAGAACCGTCTCGGCCTGATTCGTTGTCGCCGGTTTCCTGCCGATCATCGGAATCGGACCTGGCTGTCAGCGAGGCGCAGTCTTCGAGACACGCAGGAAACGACCACCGGAGTTGTATGCACAGCGAGGGCTGTGGAGCGGCGAACCAAGTAGATGAAGGCGACCACGAGAGGCGGGTCGAGACAAAGGTCGCTAAACAacaagaggacgaaggagcaGCGAATGGTCTGAAGGCCGTTCGGCGCATGCGCCATCGGCGGTCGCCGAGGCTCTTAAGCTGCACGAAAGAGGCGAGCGGACATCCAGAAAGCCGAGGTGAGGTACTTGCCAGTCTGTGTGATGCTTCGTCAGGACGGTCGACGCCCGACATGCATTCTACACCAGGCCGTGCGGGGAACATTGGCATATGCTGTGGGAGAGCAGCGAGCAGCGAACGCGAGGGATCGCCAGAGTCGAGAGATTCCAGGGAGGGAGGAAAAGCCAAAGCAGCGAGTATCACGGgtgagaagggaaggaactGTATCctggggagagagagtcgaaggCCAGGCAGCGACGAACGAAGGCGCAGCGGCAAAGTGCAGGACGGCCAAGCAGTGAAGggcgagaggcagacagagatcTCTGAAGTGAAGACTGAAATTGAGGACAGTTGGCACGACGAGGAGAGCAAAGCGGAGGCAAACGCGCGCCGAGAGCAACGTTCAAGAAAGACAgcaggcggagaagacaagggAGGGGCGCTGGTGATGAAGGAACCGAGAAGACCGCGGCGCAAGGACAATAGGTCACACTGCGATGGAGATGGAGACCCAATGATCGAACAGACCAGCGACACTGGCAGCAGCTTTcatccctcgtcttcttcgtctggcgaagacgaagaggactcCGAGGACGAAGCTCTGCGACAGTgggaagcgcatgcaaacgctTGCTGCAACCTGGCCCATGCATCGGCTGCTTGCGCgtcgtcctcgtcccctGCATTGCTCGTGCGGATTCCATGGGGAGGGATTGCGGAGGCGTTCGATGACTCGAGCCCAGGTTTCGCCTTTTCATCGTCTTCGTTACTGGCCGGAGAAAACCACGCAGGCTCTTTGTCGCTAGCTGAGTATCTGCACTTGGTCGCAGGCTGTTTCTGTGGATGCGCCGATTCGGACTTTGCACCCGAAGATATCACCGCctcagaagacgaagaggaagaccagGGAGACCAAtgggaagacgaggaaaaggacgacgccgctgaagaagaggaagagcgaggagacgcgagcacTGAGGTTGAGAACCTAGACATAAAGAAAAGATAg